In a single window of the Micromonospora sp. WMMD1155 genome:
- a CDS encoding thioredoxin reductase, whose protein sequence is MAGPRRSEVNMRDLRFKMIMALNAADLGDPICEQVADICAEIAEQHCAEFGHTPQLRTGEIAELATGEPALTWAPSIPDAGQRAW, encoded by the coding sequence GTGGCGGGACCGCGGCGCTCGGAGGTGAACATGCGGGATCTCCGGTTCAAGATGATCATGGCGTTGAACGCGGCCGATCTGGGTGACCCGATCTGCGAGCAGGTGGCCGACATCTGTGCCGAGATCGCCGAGCAGCACTGCGCCGAGTTCGGCCACACGCCGCAGCTGCGTACCGGCGAGATCGCCGAACTGGCAACCGGAGAGCCGGCCCTGACCTGGGCGCCGTCGATCCCCGACGCCGGGCAGCGTGCCTGGTGA